In Pleuronectes platessa chromosome 8, fPlePla1.1, whole genome shotgun sequence, the genomic stretch tttttgtctggttttttatttctaaacagTAATTTATTGGATGAAGTATTTGGGCCATAGAAGAGACTAGAAAATACTTTATCTATTTGGTTTGATATCGTTAGTCAGTTTAACTTATTTAGCATAGAGTTATATGCCAATGTTGAGAAGCCTGTTATTGTAGTGTACCTAAACAGCAATGTAACATCAGGCAGTGAACCAGCCAAAGGACAGTGTTTCCCTTTTGTCACTGCTGTGTTTCTAACTTGACCTCTCTATTCTCTGTAGATGAGATTGTGTGTACTCTAGGAGAGGGTGCCTTTGGAAAGGTCGTTGAATGCATAGATCACTCTAAGTAAGTAAAATCCTCATTAATATTTCTACACAGTGTTTCTTTTCCgactatctctctctcatttgatattgaatgtatttatgttttgtgtttccaGTAATGGAGCTCGACTGGCTCTGAAGATCATTAAAAACATAGACCGCTACCATGAGGCAGCGATGTCTGAGATAGAAGTGCTTCAAACGTTAAAGTCCCTTGACCCTGACAAGAGATAGTAAGTTATCCACAGTagcttcataccactccagttAGATACGTTTAAGAATATTGTGTTCAGGACTTGTCAGATAGGAAATTTACTTAACATCTGTTGTATCTTTCCTCCTCTAGTGGATGTGTGCAAATGCTGGACTGGTTTGAATACCATGGCCATGTTTGTATCGCCTTTGAGCTGCTTGGCCTCAGCACTTATGATTTTCTCAAGGAGAACAACTTCCAGCCTTTTCCCATTGAACACATCAGACGCATGGCATACCAGACCATCCGAGCTATTCGATGTGAGTAGTACACACATGTTCGTACACAGACAATAcaattttttccccctgaaaatAGCATGATTAAAATTTGTGTGTGGTGTTGTCTTTCAGTTATGCATAAGAACCAGCTGACTCACACAGATCTGAAGCCTGAGAATATTCTCTTCATCAACTCAGACTACGATATGGAGTACAACCCTGTCAAAGTAAGTGTCCTAAATATTTTACCAAAAGAATCATACGTGCAGAAGCCCAATACTCGTGGTTTGTTCCCGCAGCTGTTTGAgaatgttattgtgtttttgtccttttAGAGACGGGATGAACGGACATTGAAGAACGCAGATGTAAATGTTGTTGACTTTGGTAATGCCACATATGACCACGAGCACCACACGTCTGTGGTGTCAACGCGTCACTACCGTGCTCCTGAGGTTATTTTAGGTAAGTGGCTGTTTTCAAGCGCTGCACTAACACTTCAGCAGGTCCTCTGTTTGTACCTTTTAATTGAGTTAACATTGTCTCTTTCAGATCTGGGTTGGGACCATTCCTGTGATGTCTGGAGTTTGGGCTGTATATTCCTTGAGTACTACCTTGGATCCACTGTCTTTCAGGTAGGTGTAAGTAGAGAGCATCATGAATTGATAAATACTTATACTAATAGACATTtaccattgtttttttattaatctgcctCGTATTGTTCTCGTTATCAGACACATGACAGCAAAGAGCACCTTGCTATGATGGAGAGAGTCCTGGGCCCTATCCCCGCAAACCTCCTGCAGAAAACAAAGTAAGAACTCTTTAACAGACCTATTCATGTAGAGGTCTTGATCGCTGTGTAAAATTGATTATTGGAAGGAATTCTGCTAAATAAttactgtgtgttgtgtagGAAACGGAGGTATGTTCACCGGGGCCGACTCGACGTGGACATGTACGGCGCATCTGGGAGATATGTCAGAAAACACTGCAGACCGCTCAAGGTAAGAGGAATAGATCTGGAGATGATCACAGACAGGTGGTGTGGGAGTGCTGATGATACACCTGCTTTCagtaaatgtgattttaaacaGCTCCGAAACGCTGATTTATGTGTTGCATCATGTTAAGTATCACTCATTGGCTTTGCTTAGTGACTTCCTACATAGCTCATTACTGTCACAATAAGGACATGGAGATGTAAGAGCACCTTCCacaaccaaggcccaacagaccccatatgaaaccacatttaaattcacaggaTCTGAATTTTAATCTGGATCTGTACCAAATAgcactttaaatatcagtctcctaaagaTGCCTGATTTTTAATACTCTAGATCAAAGAattattctgagaaatcaatcCTATCTCATATTGATAAGATGTAAGAGAGGAAACGTCCTAAAAATCAGTTGTATTTCTTATGAACACGTGATGTAGACTTTTATGCTGAGCACTAGATTAATTATGacctttcaaacacacacattaacagctGTTCTTCTTTCCCATCAGCATTACATGTGGTCGAAGGGTGAAGACCACCAGCAGATGTTTGACCTGCTTGAGAAGATGTTGGAGTACGACCCAGCCAAGCGCCTCAGCCTTGAACAGGCCCTCCGACACCCCTTCTTCTCCTGTTTCTACAGCAAAAACAGTAGTAGCAaagacagcagcagcaaaagCAGCAAAAAAGACTGAACTAAGGATCCTGACAACTTTGACCTGTAACCTCGGACACAAAGCCACGCTGTCCCTGTGGTTCATGGTGCCCAGTGCCAGCCTCTAGCTCCTGACTCTCCAGGAGAGGTGTACCTTTACTGACTGTATCAGTCCTCTGCCCTGCTCTGCTGTGTCCTGTCTCGAAACCAGTGTGTCTTAATATCACGCATCCACATGCGTTTTCATCCGGGCATGATTCTGATGTAATGAATTCTCCTGaataatttctatttatttGCCATTGTAATTTAAATTGTAGCTTCAGAATATTTACTTGTAagcccctcttttttttttaattcctttcTACTCTGGTATTGTCTGTGCATTGACAAGCAGTGATGGGTTATGCGACAGACAGAAATGCTTAACGACTGGGTCACACATATGCAAATGTGAAGCTAATATCAAGTTGAACTGCAGATTGGCTTCCCTACACAAAGTGAACGTTCCAGACGCCTCCTCGCCAGCACAGAGTGGAAGTGAACAGGAGGGAAAAGTTCACTACTGCTACATTTGCGCATGCTTGACAGTGCCCGTACTCTGTTGATATCGCAGCACAAATACATTATTCAGTATTGTAGGTGTTTAAAAAAAGCTACTGCAGGCAGAGACACCTTTTGTAAATAGCTctttcagatattttttttccactgaATTATGTAACTTTTGCATCCTGTGCATTTTCTCAATAAACATGAATAGACGACAagagtgtgtctttgtgtaacgTCGCAGTGAATGAAACATGTTGATAAATATATGGTGTTGTGGATGTATCAAACCACAAGGGGGCAGTAAAGCGCTTTGGCAACACTGCGTAAAAGTGAAGTGACCGAGGAGCGCCGCGGAGGAGCCACCTGAGCTTAGTCTAGTTTTAATGATGTAGCTGTGGTTATATTGGAGGTGAAAGCACCAGTTCACACGGTAGCTGAACTGTCCCCTGCTTTATGAAATGTGCGTCTTTGTTGGAGAGAACCGACGTCTGCAGGATTTGTTGCGCACTTTGCAAAACATACATCAACTTAACTTGACTCCGTAATTGTCCGATTACGTATTTAATTAACGACTTTTCACAATGCATGACTTCCAGGTGAGTGGACTGTACCATCTCATTCTTAAATTCCTGACGGACATCAGAAGTTGACTGACCCAAACCCTCGCTGTCTCGCAGCTGTCAATCTGCAGCCTCCCACGTGGTCCGAAGGGCGGGCGCATCTCCACCAGTCGAACGTGCGACTTTTAGGCAGGCAAACATTTGGACTCATTTGTAGTTGCGCTCGCACACGCACGCCGGCTGCTCCCCAACAGGAAAAACAACGACCCGCGAGTCAGCAGGCGCTTCATCTGTCATTAGTGCCCAGATCGCTCCCATCTGTGCGCAACGCCTCCTGTTCCAAGACTCATTTCGAACCCCGCGCCTGGTGAACTGGAGCTTGGTGTTGTGAATGTGTTAACGGCGCTGCTTAGTGAGTCCACATAGGCTTATTGCAATTATTTTGCAGAACAGCACAAAGAAAAGACCAAGTTGTTTTACCAACTTTAAACCCCGAAGCAGGATGGATACAGCCAGCGAGTCAGCCGGGGAGAGTAAGCCGGTGTGCCAGTGTGCCCCCAAGTCTGCGGTCCAGCGGTGGTTGCCCGGTTTGCCCGTCGCTCTCTGCCTGCTCATGTCCCTGAGCTCCATCACCGTGTGTCTCCTCATGAGCCTCAAGACCTTCCAGCTGGAGGACCGCCTGCAGATGGAGATGGACAAGGCGTCCTTCTTCAGCCCGCCGCACAGGGCTTTTCTGAACGAGGACGGGACCCTGGTTCCAGAGCTGAGCGCCCCGATAGGGAAGCTCGTGGAAGAGGTATACATCTCGTCTGTTGTGGATTTAATTAAAACCACTTGTTCTTTAATAGATAGACACATGGGGCTCACAGGAACCTCCGAGAGACGCGCTGCTCGGCTGTGCGTAAAGTGCGCGTAATGACAGGGAATCCAGTGAAGCTCTGCAGACGCGCAGACTTGGCACTGTTTGGGAGCTGTTCTCTAACAATGCCTCGTAAAATCTGGCCCTTTTTTTACGCATGACCTTAGGGATGAGCCGTGCATGCAGCTGGCCAATTAGTTTACTGCTAAAGCTCTTTACGGGGCAACATAACCAGTGATGATAGACGCTgacattaatttgatttaaagacgTGGGAAAGAAACCTTTCTTTCTAGAGCTGCATGTAATGAGGGAAACGTGATTAACTCGTAATTGTCAGTGAAAGCTAACGGGTTGGTTTTCATCTCATTACAGTTTATGAGTTTTCAGTGTAATCAAACGATTCTGTGGCGCGCACGTCTTGCTCAAaccaaatcaaatgaaatatgtAACTTACAGTGTTTTGCATTGAGAGTTTGCATGCAGTGTGAAGTGGGACTTTGGTCTTACGCTGgaatgtgtgtctgcagaaaGTGGTGGTGCTGATGCCGAAAGTGCGAACAGCAAGGGATGCTGCTCAAGAGTGCTCCTGTCCTCCAGGtacgtaagtgtgtgtgtgtgtgtatttgtgtgttatttgcAGCACTGGTGAAACTGACAAAACAAGCAATACATTGAGATACAGTTCGTATTTCTGGGAGAAGTTCAGTCCTAAGCTTAACCGACtgattgtgtctctgtttgtggtGCTGTTTATAATCCTGAACTTTCCAAATGCATGTTTGCATATACTTGTGTCTTTTTCTGTTTGTATGTGGGGGGGGATTAAAACCCCCTAAGCCGATGTTGGGCCTTTTATATGCAGCGGGTGGCTGAGCACTCTGCAGGTCAGTGGGGTTGGGTCAACCACCTTGGGCCCTGCAGCCCTGTGTCAGTGGGGGGAGCTTTATCACTTTTAATACATGGAGCAGCCGTGTGCCAAGACCGGCTCCGTTTGGCTTGTGGTGTTCATTACAGGACTTGTGATAGTTTCCTGGAGCGGAGAACAGTGTGTGATCCGCATCGTGTTACACGCAGACACTCCACCTGTCCCACCTCTGAAGCGAGGGAAAAATGCAATCTCTTCTATTTAGGGAAAAGTTGCATATTTGATACTGTGTGCTCCTAGGTGTTGATGCATATTGATGATGTGTGATGGGTGATCAGCAGTGTGTTTAATGGTTAACATGGGCTATTGTAACCCCCACACctgtggaaagtgtgtgtgtgtgtgtgtgtgtgtgtgtgtgtgtgtgtgtgtgtgtgtgtgtgtgtgtgtgtgtgtgtgtgtgtgtgtgtgtgtgtgtgtgtgtgtgtgtgtgtgtgtgtgtgtgtgtgtgtgtgtgtgtcacattatGTGGACCTTTCATTCTTATTGGGTCAAAAAGCCTTAATGTAaatcattatatatttaaagttgACGACATGTTTTAGGAAAGCGATGTAAGtcaatgtgcatgtgttttttttttgtgggttcCCTCAACTCGAGTGCTGGATCGAGAAGATTTCAAGACGTGCAGGTCAAGTTTCAAAGATGCTTATCTGCAGATTCGGGAGAATTTCCCTTCCCTGGCTCCTctcgtttttctctctttctctcctgctctgtctgtggGTGTGAATAGCGCCGCAACAATAAGAGCAGGTGAAAACGTTCACTCGTGGAATTTCTGGCCCGCCTTCAACACATTCTGTTTTCcagtctgaagtgtgtgtggtgCCAAGCTCGCCTGCCTGCTCTGTCTGAGTGGTCGGAGGAGTGTTACTGGCTGAGAGAAGCTGCAGGTCTTTGCTACAGTTGCACTTCTTGGGTTTGTTCCATTCCTGCTAAGTATGACTCAGGAGAAATATAATCAGGCGTATGCATTATTAGATCAGCCTTGACTGTCCTACTTGAACATTTGAGTGTAATTGCTCCATtagatgttgttattattattgatatgatttattattgttatattctCTGATGTTGCCTCCCATTTTCTGTCCGCTTCACTGCCCTGCTGTGTAGTCCCACTGCTCTGGCACTGAGATACAATCCCTCCACAACTATTTCGGGTCCTTTCATTTCAGTTTCTGGTCTTTTTAAATGTGGACGTTTGATTTTTGCAGAAACAAAAGGCTATTTTCTGTGTTGAGGCTTTGATGTAACCAAATGCCTGTGGACATGTGGTTTATTCATGTTCAATTAGATTGCGAAatacagacttttctttttaactaCTACAGAGGGTTTCTCAGCCGATAAACCTTTTTCTTGGTGCTTTGAGGGTAAGAAGGCACGTGAGCTGGGTACTATCAGGGggcgtgcatgtgtttgggccAAGTCCTGCTCATGTGACTGAtgtaaaatgttactttgtgcATTTATCCGAGcctcgttgtgtgtgtggatctgtgtccttgtgTGAGAGCGTACAAGCTGTATCCTGGTCCCATGCGTGTGGGTGAGTTTTGCCAGTGAGCCTTTGAGGGGCCGACA encodes the following:
- the clk4b gene encoding dual specificity protein kinase CLK4b isoform X1; translation: MRQSKRMRSPGVWLDEHSWVERMESRKRRKQDSHSSERENKSSRNRPHLNAHEGHYLESRNLNQRLDSREGRTQDPSLVMACEEDSREATCKNRDLDWHHYSKSSGRSGRSGRSGRSRRSRHRDRNCRRSRSRHRSSTRRSHPRRKRSRSVEDDGEGHLIYHIGDMLRARYEIVCTLGEGAFGKVVECIDHSNNGARLALKIIKNIDRYHEAAMSEIEVLQTLKSLDPDKRYGCVQMLDWFEYHGHVCIAFELLGLSTYDFLKENNFQPFPIEHIRRMAYQTIRAIRFMHKNQLTHTDLKPENILFINSDYDMEYNPVKRRDERTLKNADVNVVDFGNATYDHEHHTSVVSTRHYRAPEVILDLGWDHSCDVWSLGCIFLEYYLGSTVFQTHDSKEHLAMMERVLGPIPANLLQKTKKRRYVHRGRLDVDMYGASGRYVRKHCRPLKHYMWSKGEDHQQMFDLLEKMLEYDPAKRLSLEQALRHPFFSCFYSKNSSSKDSSSKSSKKD
- the clk4b gene encoding dual specificity protein kinase CLK4b isoform X2, with the translated sequence MSEIEVLQTLKSLDPDKRYGCVQMLDWFEYHGHVCIAFELLGLSTYDFLKENNFQPFPIEHIRRMAYQTIRAIRFMHKNQLTHTDLKPENILFINSDYDMEYNPVKRRDERTLKNADVNVVDFGNATYDHEHHTSVVSTRHYRAPEVILDLGWDHSCDVWSLGCIFLEYYLGSTVFQTHDSKEHLAMMERVLGPIPANLLQKTKKRRYVHRGRLDVDMYGASGRYVRKHCRPLKHYMWSKGEDHQQMFDLLEKMLEYDPAKRLSLEQALRHPFFSCFYSKNSSSKDSSSKSSKKD